The Fusarium keratoplasticum isolate Fu6.1 chromosome 8, whole genome shotgun sequence genome includes a region encoding these proteins:
- a CDS encoding Zn(2)-C6 fungal-type domain-containing protein — MDSAYDPSSEAELPSCSGCRKRKLKCSRQKPACSNCERLQTTCVYEARRAKPGLKSGAVEGLNQRLEKVERALFGQAHTEDGGESAFPDIEPAHGANVPSPLEAVLSTLAGELQKLNQNMIPNRQQTQETAARKRRRHEPLEDEEPRRGYDVIDEALDDLIDAYFSHVQPWIPMINMRDFRTRAQSNRDEVKVVLQAMAVATLRYLEPDGEPLSPEFIKNETCKLRRTVLLDALDGLTVENLQALIIIAFTDIGDGNLDKAWPIIGSLTRTVEYMELSVEAEDRHQRPAVLPSTTCLPPPLKWVEEEERRRVFWNIFILDRFSSVVKGWNTSLTAADVCRRLPICGGKWFEDEPAVTPYFGIWDRSRAKIGNSITFLPGHYPSPSHSAGAEGTGTESSSHGQTGLSTVDMSMVGAFAYYVESIESLSQITTYFLQTKIDFNNRQEVSSWLTRFKELDLRLVQ; from the exons ATGGACTCCGCGTACGATCCTTCctccgaggccgagctccCGTCATGTAGCGGGTGCAGGAAGCGAAAGCTCAAGTGCTCGAGACAGAAACCGGCTTGTTCCAATTGCGAGCGACTTC AAACGACATGCGTCTATGAAGCACGGCGGGCCAAGCCGGGGTTGAAGAGTGGTGCCGTAGAGGGTCTCAACCAACGGCTAG AAAAGGTAGAGAGAGCCTTGTTTGGACAAGCTCATAccgaagatggaggagaatCCGCTTTTCCTGACATTGAGCCTGCTCACGGGGCGAACGTGCCATCTCCCCTTGAAGCTGTGCTTTCAACCCTGGCTGGAGAGTTGCAGAAACTCAACCAGAATATGATACCAAACAGGCAACAGACACAAGAGACTGCCGCccgaaagagaagaagacatGAGCCCCtagaggacgaggagccgCGGCGAGGCTATGATGTGATTGATGAGGCCCTTGACGACTTGATAGATGCATACTTTTCTCATGTGCAACCGTGGATTCCCATGATCAACATGAGAGACTTTAGGACACGGGCTCAAAGCAACAGAGACGAAGTCAAGGTTGTTCTACAAGCTATGGCTGTAGCCACCCTTCGATATCTTGAGCCTGATGGAGAACCCCTTTCACCAGAGTTTATCAAGAATGAGACTTGCAAACTCAGACGAACCGTCCTATTGGACGCCTTGGATGGCCTCACTGTGGAGAACCTACAAGCGCTTATCATTATTGCCTTTACCGAT ATTGGGGATGGCAACCTGGACAAGGCCTGGCCCATAATTGGTTCACTTACTAGGACTGTTGAGTACATGGAACTATCAGTTGAGGCCGAAGATCGTCATCAGCGACCAGCCGTATTACCGTCTACAACTTGCTTGCCTCCGCCTCTCAAATgggttgaggaagaagaaagacgGAGGGTTTTCTGGAACATCTTTATTCTTGATAG ATTCTCATCTGTCGTCAAAGG ATGGAACACGAGCCTGACTGCTGCAGATGTCTGTCGTAGACTACCTATCTGCGGTGGTAAATGGTTTGAAGATGAGCCTGCAGTCACGCCGTATTTTGGCATTTGGGATCGTTCAAGAGCCAAGATAGGCAACTCCATCACCTTTCTTCCAGGACACTACCCAAGCCCTTCTCATTCAGCAGGCGCAGAGGGTACTGGCACAGAGTCTTCGTCCCATGGACAAACAGGCTTAAGCACCGTGGATATGTCCATGGTTGGCGCGTTTGCATACTATGTCGAGTCCATCGAGTCACTGAGCCAGATTACAACCTACTTTCTGCAGACAAAGATTGACTTTAACAACCGCCAAGAGGTTTCGAGCTGGCTAACGAGGTTCAAAGAACTGGATCTCCGCTTAGTACAGTAG
- a CDS encoding MFS domain-containing protein: MNKEQADVVQEEHGEKGAHEATAVTSAFAGLTRAQCVKKFWRLYITGLGVSLAGMYAGYANSVIGSIIANEGFIQYFATVEDPDTGKPALNAQHISLWSACYFITSILIQTIAPVTADKFGRKFNMWGVTFFLTTSVVIQVVAPNWWVLLIARLVAGCAGGMLSTSCMVYMSEVAMPQFRGALLGSFSLSFALGQVFLAVALKVLEETDHMAFRHIFYSEFVFTGLWLFPMLYLPESPAWYASKGRDEEGKKALRKLVGNVEGYDFDHEYSVFRYEFVESLSMAKHGDENSDWKALFTSKTNLKRAVISTLPFTFQNIVGVPLMFGYTTYFFQLAGVDDPFLGNIVKQMVLVVGILISFYTVDKVGRRTLVIAGGAAMAAICFIVGGLGFMKQTSASGMALVALCSLWAFVYANSLAPIGWISLVEISSPSLRAKTTSIAVTIQYMTGILFNYTVPLMLSNQGAGWGQKIGLFFGGITLVYLIPCVLMFPETKGRTYHELDELFEQRVPAWRFASTKTSHQLELEAKAAETEKS; encoded by the exons ATGAACAAAGAGCAAGCAGACGTTGTCCAGGAGGAGCACGGTGAGAAGGGAGCCCATGAGGCCACCGCTGTCACTTCAGCTTTTGCTGGCTTGACCCGTGCTCAATGTGTCAAGAAGTTCTGGAGACTCTACATCACTGGCCTGGGCGTTTCCTTGGCGGGAAT GTATGCTGGCTATGCCAATTCGGTAATTGGCAGCATCATTGCCAATGAGGGCTTCATTCAGTACTTTGCAACTGTTGAGGACCCAGACACTGGAAAGCCTGCTCTCAACGCTCAACATATCTCCCTTTGGTCTGCCTGCTACTTTATCACGTCGATTTTGATTCAGACTATTGCCCCTGTCACTGCTGATAAGTTTGGGCGCAAGTTCAACATGTGGGGAGTTACCTTTTTCCTCACTACG TCTGTTGTTATCCAAGTTGTTGCTCCGAACTGGTGGGTTCTGTTGATTGCCCGACTTGTGGCTGGCTGCGCTGGAGGCATGTTGTCTACAAGCTGCATGGTTTACATGTCAGAAGTTGCCATGCCTCAGTTTCGTGGTGCCCTACTCGGCAGCTTCTCCCTTTCATTCGCTCTTGGTCAGGTGTTTTTGGCTGTGGCTCTCAAGGTCCTTGAGGAGACTGATCACATGGCTTTCCGTCACATCTTTTACTCCGAGTTTGTCTTTACCGGACTATGGCTATTCCCTATGCTCTACCTCCCCGAATCCCCTG CTTGGTATGCATCTAAGGGGAGGGATGAAGAGGGTAAGAAGGCCCTTCGAAAGCTTGTAGGAAACGTCGAAGGTTATGACTTTGACCACGAATACTCCGTCTTCAGATACGAGTTTGTGGAGTCATTGTCCATGGCAAAGCACGGCGATGAGAACTCTGACTGGAAGGCCCTCTTTACCAGCAAGACCAACTTGAAGCGTGCCGTCATCTCTACACTTCCCTTTACCTTTCAGAACATTGTTGGCGTCCCCCTCATGTTTGGATATACCACCTACTTCTTCCAGCTCGCCGGTGTTGACGACCCCTTCCTCGGCAACATTGTTAAGCAAATGGTTCTTGTTGTGGGTATTCTTATCTCATTCTATACCGTCGATAAGGTCGGAAGAAGGACTCTAGTCATTGCAGGCGGCGCTGCTATGGCAGCCATTTGCTTTATCGTTGGTGGACTTGGCTTCATGAAACAGACCAGTGCATCCGGAATGGCCCTTGTCGCTCTTTGCTCCCTTTGGGCGTTTGTATATGCAAACTCGCTCGCTCCAATCG GTTGGATCAGTCTGGTTGAGATTTCTAGTCCCAGTCTGCGAGCCAAGACGACCTCGATTGCCGTTACTATTCAGTACATGACAGGCATTCTCTTT AACTACACTGTTCCCCTGATGCTGTCAAACCAAGGGGCTGGATGGGGTCAGAAGATTGGTTTGTTCTTTGGTGGCATCACTCTGGTCTACCTCATTCCATGTGTTTTAATGTTCCCCGAAACCAAGGGACGAACCTATCACGAGTTGGATGAGCTCTTTGAGCAACGTGTCCCGGCTTGGAGATTTGCTTCCACCAAAACCTCGCACCAATTGGAGcttgaggccaaggcggcagAGACGGAGAAGTCTTGA
- a CDS encoding Zn(2)-C6 fungal-type domain-containing protein, which produces MSFENDVVLPPIIESAPAGFEPADSPSPRRGLKRISAACQRCRRRKQKCDGKLPICGSCAAAAVPCVPSDRLVIKVDKDCECDHLRSQVESLKGRVRELQSQLALHRDRASSHDLRQPIGESADGAGSLEKFYRGRMLLPTFRGSNAHSPEVGFMSSPWQLWNGLSASDAPTVNPASFSLQDDGPSLVDVFFDRRWPQFPVLHRPTFMEQHYLPFASGHPRSKLSAFQVNIVLAIGASEKARTGCNPSVSFQGFFKDAVRELDNVLAADDIDCIQCLLLLCIFGSNEPQSVNLWQAVGLALRLAVGIDLHRREALAGKSLLEAEMCKRLFWSLYTIDRSISISLGRPIGLQDADITISLPLLLSDEKLSGPAEQAVPNVCPDVTDMSAFRHIIELRRINADIYRALHSAAGVNIESSNLDSIRQQHYALLNTWLLSAPRYLAPISMYQTSEWFQIAYHQAVINVYRPSHASPVSSADAIRLCADSSISLISCYNALYAKNKIIYTFVALDSLFMAAVTMLYSIRASAAVRHELTKEVVESNIESCVGLLSKISHGRIVGERSIQVIRRLGNATLAVFDTTSSAESDIDTEFMSWFGVKCQNPPGPEYPTPSIDIAWNDLFEHGYDLNGFYNGDLLL; this is translated from the exons ATGTCTTTCGAGAATGACGTAGTCCTCCCTCCGATAATTGAGTCGGCTCCAGCCGGTTTTGAACCTGCCGACTCGCCGTCTCCTCGTCGCGGGCTCAAGAGAATCTCTGCTGCCTGTCAGAGATGTCGCCGAAGAAAGCAAAAG TGCGACGGAAAACTTCCGATCTGCGGGTCATGCGCCGCAGCCGCAGTCCCATGTGTCCCGTCAGACCGCCTGGTGATCAAAGTGGATAAAGATTGCGAGTGCGATCACCTCAGGAGCCAGGTAGAAAGCCTTAAAGGTCGCGTGAGGGAGCTGCAATCCCAACTGGCCCTGCACAGGGATAGGGCTAGTTCTCATGATCTCCGACAGCCAATTGGCGAGTCTGCCGATGGTGCAGGCAGCTTGGAAAAGTTCTACCGAGGCCGCATGCTTCTCCCGACGTTTCGAGGATCAAACGCTCATAGCCCAGAGGTTGGCTTTATGAGCAGTCCCTGGCAACTCTGGAATGGATTATCAGCGAGTGACGCTCCAACTGTCAATCCTGCTTCATTTtctcttcaagatgatggcccaAGCTTGGTTGATGTGTTTTTCGATCGGAGATGGCCTCAATTCCCTGTTCTCCACCGGCCAACCTTTATGGAACAGCATTATCTGCCGTTTGCTAGCGGTCATCCCAGGAGCAAGCTCTCGGCCTTTCAAGTCAACATTGTTCTTGCAATTGGGGCTTCAGAAAAGGCCAGGACAGGTTGCAATCCATCCGTGTCTTTTCAAGGATTCTTCAAGGATGCAGTGCGCGAGCTGGACAACGTCCTAGCAGCTGATGACATTGACTGTATTCAGTGCCTCTTGTTACTATGTATCTTTGGCAGCAATGAGCCTCAATCTGTCAATCTGTGGCAAGCTGTTGGCCTGGCTTTACGGCTTGCAGTCGGCATTGATCTGCATCGACGAGAGGCCCTGGCTGGCAAGTCTCTTCTGGAAGCAGAAATGTGCAAGAGGCTGTTCTGGAGTCTCTACACGATAGATCGAAGCATATCAATCTCCCTGGGCAGACCAATCGGCCTCCAAGACGCCGATATCACCATATCTCTTCCCCTTTTGCTATCAGACGAGAAGCTCTCTGGACCAGCGGAGCAAGCAGTCCCAAACGTTTGTCCAGACGTTACAGACATGTCTGCTTTCCGTCACATTATCGAATTGAGACGAATCAACGCCGATATTTATAGAGCACTTCATTCTGCGGCCGGAGTTAATATCGAGAGTTCCAACTTGGATTCTATCCGACAGCAACACTATGCACTCCTCAATACGTGGCTATTATCAGCACCGCGATATCTTGCACCAATCTCGATGTATCAGACATCGGAATGGTTTCAAATCGCATACCATCAGGCTGTCATCAATGTGTATCGACCTTCACATGCCTCCCCTGTCAGCAGCGCTGATGCTATCCGGCTTTGCGCAGACTCTTCCATCAGTCTGATCAGTTGCTACAACGCATTATATGCCAAAAACAAGATCATCTACACGTTTGTGGCACTTGATTCGCTGTTTATGGCCGCTGTTACCATGCTCTACTCGATAAGAGCCAGCGCTGCGGTACGCCACGAACTTACCAAAGAGGTCGTCGAATCCAATATCGAATCATGCGTTGGACTGTTGTCCAAGATTTCTCACGGTCGAATAGTTGGCGAGAGAAGCATTCAGGTCATCCGAAGACTAGGAAATGCAACTCTCGCTGTATTTGACACCACATCATCTGCTGAGAGCGACATTGACACAGAATTCATGTCTTGGTTTGGTGTCAAATGTCAAAACCCTCCAGGGCCAGAATACCCTACGCCTAGTATTGACATTGCTTGGAATGATTTGTTTGAGCACGGGTATGATCTCAATGGGTTTTATAATGGGGACTTGTTACTCTAG
- a CDS encoding Isochorismatase domain-containing protein, producing MTSQFYVPVSLNHTALLLSDVQTQILGRFSPTDQAAYLENVQKILTFFRSEIKSRRTQPNSGLYDGVPMIIHHTLPFNINSNAFVSPYNKLAKWVAKLEASGAFANAPSDPNHPHYAVPEALVPEEGWGGKDEIVLGKLQPNCFGSSDLIAYLRARGIKHIVLVGLTTMGSILGSARAGADLDYHIICVEEGIIDDEPEVHEFLMKRVLPKFVDVVKVEDVLALGEA from the coding sequence ATGACTTCTCAATTCTATGTCCCGGTTTCGTTGAACCACactgctcttcttctctcagACGTACAGACCCAAATTCTTGGTCGCTTTTCTCCAACTGATCAAGCCGCCTACCTTGAGAATGTCCAAAAGATTCTCACCTTTTTCCGATCAGAGATTAAATCTCGAAGGACCCAGCCAAACTCGGGCCTCTACGATGGTGTCCCAATGATCATTCACCATACCTTGCCCTTCAATATCAACTCAAATGCATTCGTATCGCCATACAACAAGCTAGCAAAGTGGGTTGCGAAACTTGAAGCCAGTGGTGCATTCGCCAATGCCCCTTCGGATCCGAATCATCCGCACTACGCTGTTCCTGAAGCCCTCGTTCCTGAAGAAGGCTGGGGTGGCAAGGATGAAATTGTCTTGGGAAAGCTGCAGCCCAATTGTTTCGGTTCATCTGATCTGATTGCATATCTGCGAGCTCGTGGCATCAAACATATTGTCTTGGTTGGACTTACGACCATGGGGAGCATCTTGGGAAGCGCAAGAGCTGGCGCAGACCTCGACTATCACATTATTTgtgtggaagaaggaatCATTGATGATGAACCCGAAGTTCATGAATTTCTCATGAAGAGAGTTCTGCCAAAGTTTGTGGATGTTGTCAAGGTGGAGGATGTGTTGGCTCTTGGTGAAGCCTAG